From the genome of Bradyrhizobium sp. SZCCHNS1050, one region includes:
- a CDS encoding NAD(P)-dependent alcohol dehydrogenase → MQCYELQGPGGIDALALVDKPVPQPGRGEVLVRLTAASINYRDLITVRGGYGSRQKFPLVPLSDGAGVVEAVGEGATAFAAGDRVIGSFFESWTGGEPSEAKMRAALGGAVDGTLTEYRVFPMHALVRTPAHLTDVEAATLPCAGVTAWSAVIKLGGIRPGHTVLTQGSGGVSIFALLIAKMAGARVVATSSSEAKIARLRALGADVTLNYKQVPDWGKKAREITGQGVDLVVEVGGVGTLNESIRATRIGGTIAFIGVLAGAPASELRLPLMVMQQQRLQGVTVGSVDDLQALANALTLHQVKPVVDRVFSFSEAREAFHYMASGAHLGKVTIAIGG, encoded by the coding sequence ATGCAATGTTACGAGCTGCAGGGGCCCGGCGGAATCGATGCGCTGGCGCTGGTCGACAAGCCCGTGCCGCAGCCGGGGAGGGGCGAGGTGCTGGTGCGGCTGACGGCCGCGAGCATCAACTATCGTGACCTGATCACGGTCAGGGGCGGCTACGGCTCGCGGCAGAAATTTCCGCTGGTGCCGCTGTCCGACGGCGCAGGCGTGGTCGAGGCGGTCGGTGAGGGCGCCACAGCATTCGCGGCCGGCGACCGAGTCATCGGCAGCTTCTTCGAGAGCTGGACCGGCGGCGAGCCGAGCGAAGCGAAGATGCGTGCGGCGCTGGGCGGCGCCGTCGACGGCACGTTGACGGAGTATCGGGTGTTTCCCATGCACGCGCTGGTGCGGACGCCGGCGCATCTCACCGACGTCGAGGCCGCGACATTGCCGTGCGCCGGCGTCACCGCCTGGAGCGCGGTGATCAAGCTTGGCGGCATCAGGCCCGGCCACACCGTGCTGACGCAAGGCAGCGGCGGCGTCTCGATCTTTGCGCTGCTAATCGCGAAGATGGCCGGCGCGCGGGTGGTCGCGACGTCGTCGAGCGAAGCCAAGATCGCGCGGCTGAGGGCGCTCGGCGCCGATGTCACGCTGAACTACAAGCAGGTGCCGGACTGGGGCAAGAAGGCGCGCGAGATCACCGGGCAGGGCGTCGATCTCGTGGTCGAGGTCGGCGGCGTCGGCACCTTGAACGAGTCGATCCGCGCCACCCGGATCGGCGGCACCATCGCCTTCATCGGCGTGCTCGCCGGTGCGCCGGCCTCGGAGCTGCGGCTGCCGCTGATGGTGATGCAGCAGCAGCGGCTGCAGGGCGTCACGGTCGGCTCGGTCGACGATCTCCAGGCGCTGGCGAACGCGCTGACGCTGCATCAGGTGAAGCCGGTGGTCGACCGCGTGTTTTCGTTCAGCGAGGCGCGCGAGGCGTTCCACTACATGGCGAGCGGCGCGCATCTCGGCAAGGTGACGATCGCGATCGGGGGATGA